A stretch of Henckelia pumila isolate YLH828 chromosome 4, ASM3356847v2, whole genome shotgun sequence DNA encodes these proteins:
- the LOC140862419 gene encoding uncharacterized protein: MEQLVAQVVQRAFAERDEANPLHSDQKAHLDEIKRLKEDIEQLKKNQVGYLATATRNIPFTTEILDADLSNHFKLPHIGEYDGKGDPEENLARFENAALLHKYSDPIKYRVFLTTLVGPAQQWFNLLCPGEIREFKNFSKSFLHNFASSKNHPTTTFSLFAIKQHEQENLRAYIRRFSSLALEVPMATPNLLISAFMQGLDTNDFLKSLIKRPPETYEKLLARAEKYVNMEEIQASRASVKR; encoded by the coding sequence ATGGAGCAATTAGTAGCTCAAGTTGTCCAAAGAGCTTTCGCGGAAAGGGATGAGGCCAATCCTCTACATTCTGATCAAAAAGCCCATCTGGATGAAATCAAAAGGTTGAAAGAAGATATTGAGCAACTTAAGAAGAATCAAGTCGGGTACCTAGCTACCGCGACTAGAAACATCCCTTTCACTACTGAGATATTGGACGCTGATCTTTCGAACCATTTCAAATTGCCTCACATAGGGGAATATGATGGTAAAGGAGACCCCGAGGAGAATTTGGCACGCTTTGAAAATGCAGCACTGTTGCACAAATACTCTGACCCGATCAAGTATAGGGTTTTTCTTACTACTCTTGTCGGGCCAGCCCAGCAATGGTTTAACTTGCTATGCCCAGGGGAAATCAGagaatttaagaattttagCAAGTCTTTTCTGCATAATTTTGCAAGTAGCAAAAATCATCCTACCACTACTTTCAGCCTCTTCGCAATCAAACAACATGAACAAGAGAATTTGCGGGCATATATTCGAAGGTTTAGCTCTTTGGCACTCGAAGTACCAATGGCTACACCCAACCTACTCATCAGCGCCTTCATGCAAGGGCTGGATACAAACGATTTTCTCAAATCCTTAATTAAGAGGCCACCTGAAACTTACGAAAAACTTCTTGCCCGAGCGGAAAAGTATGTTAACATGGAAGAGATACAGGCTTCGCGAGCAAGTGTAAAGAGGTAG